The Clostridium chauvoei genome has a window encoding:
- a CDS encoding class IV adenylate cyclase, translated as MKELETRIVDIDVEAIRKKLTSLNAKKVKEEYQINDIYDFSDRRLLDSKGYARIRTIDDRLNNKEVIYMTTKKMLSQGTFKVMEENETIILDKEMAKRIFLSLGLVLQESIKKYRESYSLNGSLIEIDINDKSFCPFPYLEIETSSEEKLQEILDVLGYTINDTTSKTIYELLAERGITPSNGKGL; from the coding sequence ATGAAAGAATTAGAAACTAGAATAGTTGATATAGACGTTGAAGCTATAAGAAAGAAACTTACTTCATTAAATGCTAAAAAAGTTAAAGAAGAATATCAAATAAATGATATTTACGACTTCTCTGATAGAAGACTTTTAGATTCTAAAGGCTATGCAAGAATACGAACTATTGATGATAGGCTTAATAATAAAGAAGTAATTTATATGACAACAAAGAAAATGTTAAGTCAAGGAACCTTTAAAGTTATGGAAGAAAATGAAACTATAATTTTAGATAAGGAAATGGCTAAAAGAATTTTCCTTTCATTAGGCCTTGTTCTTCAAGAATCAATAAAAAAATATAGAGAAAGCTATAGCTTAAATGGCTCTTTAATAGAAATAGATATAAATGATAAAAGCTTTTGTCCTTTCCCTTACTTAGAAATCGAAACTTCCTCTGAAGAAAAACTTCAAGAGATATTAGATGTTCTAGGATATACTATTAATGATACAACTTCCAAAACAATATATGAACTTTTAGCTGAAAGAGGTATTACGCCTTCTAACGGTAAAGGACTTTAA
- a CDS encoding shikimate kinase, which translates to MNKKSILLIGMPGCGKTTIGKILANELNYNFYDMDKYIEKISGQNIKEIFKVSEKNFRDIETKACLELCKKKMAVISSGGGVVKRKKNIDLFKDNSIIIFIDRPLENILKDVNTSTRPLLTEGKEKLYKLYEERYRLYNEYSHLKVINDGFIKDVVLEIKKCIK; encoded by the coding sequence ATGAACAAAAAATCCATATTACTGATAGGAATGCCTGGATGTGGAAAAACAACTATAGGAAAAATTTTAGCAAATGAACTTAATTATAATTTTTATGATATGGATAAATACATAGAAAAAATATCAGGACAAAATATCAAGGAAATCTTTAAGGTAAGTGAGAAAAACTTTAGAGATATAGAAACCAAGGCTTGTTTGGAGCTTTGTAAAAAAAAGATGGCGGTAATATCTTCTGGTGGAGGAGTAGTGAAAAGAAAAAAGAATATAGATTTATTTAAAGATAATAGTATAATAATATTTATTGATAGACCTTTAGAAAATATACTTAAGGATGTAAATACAAGTACTAGACCATTACTTACAGAGGGTAAAGAAAAATTATATAAATTATATGAAGAAAGATATAGGCTTTATAATGAATATAGCCATCTAAAAGTAATAAACGATGGGTTTATAAAAGATGTAGTTTTAGAGATTAAAAAATGTATTAAATAA
- a CDS encoding GNAT family N-acetyltransferase — protein sequence MRYEEMKKEDIEILTELYINAFNREPWNDKWTIETVIKRLTQMVNCEGFYGMVAYEEDKPVGVILGNHEYYYNGMQFNIKEFCVDTTIQSKGLGSIVLEEFTSRLKSRGIDEITLLTTKSEKAEGFYKKRGFDSIENMVTMRKKLR from the coding sequence ATGAGATATGAAGAAATGAAAAAAGAAGACATAGAGATTTTAACAGAACTATATATAAATGCTTTTAATAGAGAGCCGTGGAATGATAAGTGGACTATAGAAACTGTAATAAAAAGATTAACACAAATGGTAAATTGTGAGGGGTTTTATGGAATGGTAGCTTATGAAGAAGATAAACCTGTAGGGGTGATTCTTGGAAATCATGAATACTACTATAATGGAATGCAATTTAATATAAAAGAGTTTTGTGTAGATACAACTATTCAAAGTAAAGGATTAGGAAGTATAGTACTAGAGGAATTTACAAGTAGATTAAAAAGTAGAGGAATAGATGAAATTACATTATTAACTACTAAATCAGAAAAGGCTGAAGGGTTCTATAAAAAAAGAGGCTTTGATAGTATAGAAAATATGGTTACAATGAGAAAAAAACTTAGGTAA
- a CDS encoding spore germination protein: MILSNNLQENINNIRVKLNLGKSFDIIERVIDVHNTKFYLYYLDGFVKDTNMEYVRRDIYNLKKEDFQTIKTAKELIEKALSSIEAETENDLDKIITAVLSGQTALLGPNYNEAVLLDFRTYPARGVQEPEKEKVLRGSHDGFVETIVFNTALIRRRIRDPELVFKMYKIGSISKTDIAVGYLGNKVDEKRLNKLKKLIDDLDIKALTLGDQSLVEVINSKSWLNPFPKVRYTERPDVVAAQMMEGSIVILIDNTPSALILPSNIFDFLQSIDDYYMPVFTGNYLKFIRYIVLIANLFLTPVYVLLTDNPSWLSGNFSFLLPKDPYNIPIFLQFIIAEIAIDGIKLASLDTPSTLGTSLSIIGGLILGDYTVKTGWFTSQTILYMAIVALSSFTQPSIELGFAFKFTRILLLILTGIFGTWGFVIGIIINLIIMASTKTVLGEPYLYPLIPFKWKALKKLIFRYKKQIAKK; the protein is encoded by the coding sequence ATGATATTATCTAATAATTTGCAAGAAAATATAAATAATATTAGAGTTAAACTTAATTTAGGTAAAAGTTTTGATATTATAGAGCGTGTAATAGATGTACATAATACTAAGTTCTACTTATATTATTTAGATGGATTTGTTAAAGATACAAACATGGAGTATGTACGTCGCGATATTTATAATTTAAAAAAGGAAGATTTTCAAACAATTAAAACTGCTAAGGAGTTAATTGAAAAAGCATTAAGTTCTATTGAAGCAGAGACGGAAAATGATTTAGATAAGATAATAACAGCAGTTTTATCAGGTCAAACAGCACTTTTAGGACCAAATTATAATGAAGCAGTTTTATTAGACTTCAGAACTTATCCTGCAAGAGGAGTACAAGAACCAGAAAAAGAAAAGGTTTTAAGAGGTTCCCATGATGGATTTGTTGAGACAATAGTTTTTAATACAGCTCTTATAAGAAGAAGAATAAGAGATCCTGAGTTAGTTTTTAAAATGTATAAGATAGGGAGTATTTCAAAAACAGATATAGCAGTAGGATATTTAGGAAATAAAGTAGATGAAAAGAGATTAAACAAGCTTAAAAAGCTAATAGATGACCTTGATATAAAGGCATTAACTTTAGGGGATCAAAGTTTAGTAGAAGTTATAAACTCAAAATCATGGCTTAATCCATTTCCTAAGGTAAGATATACAGAAAGACCAGATGTTGTAGCGGCTCAAATGATGGAAGGTAGCATAGTTATTTTAATAGATAATACACCATCAGCATTAATTTTACCATCAAATATTTTTGATTTTTTACAATCTATTGATGATTATTATATGCCGGTTTTTACAGGGAATTATTTAAAATTCATAAGATATATAGTGTTAATTGCAAATTTATTTTTAACACCTGTATACGTGCTTTTAACAGATAATCCTAGTTGGCTTAGTGGGAATTTTAGTTTTTTATTACCTAAAGACCCATATAATATTCCAATATTTCTTCAGTTTATAATTGCAGAAATAGCTATAGATGGAATAAAATTAGCATCTTTAGATACACCAAGTACTTTAGGAACTTCATTATCAATAATAGGTGGATTAATACTTGGAGACTATACAGTAAAAACAGGGTGGTTTACATCTCAAACTATACTTTATATGGCAATTGTGGCACTTTCAAGTTTTACACAACCAAGTATAGAGTTAGGATTTGCATTTAAGTTTACAAGAATATTATTACTTATACTTACAGGTATATTTGGTACATGGGGATTTGTTATAGGAATAATAATAAACTTGATAATTATGGCTTCAACAAAAACTGTTTTAGGGGAACCATATTTATATCCATTAATACCTTTTAAATGGAAGGCTTTAAAAAAGCTAATATTTAGATATAAAAAGCAAATAGCAAAAAAATAA
- the aroF gene encoding 3-deoxy-7-phosphoheptulonate synthase — translation MIIVMNSKCTEDEVQRVKSEVESIGLGTYLSQGETYCIVGVVGEARDLDSDKLLRFQGVDKILKVQEPFKKANRLFKPEDTIVDVNGNLIGGNNLAVMAGPCSVESEEQIIEIAKSVKSSGATFLRGGAFKPRTSPYSFQGLELEGLELLKKARKATGLPIVTEIMSTDYIDNFAEDVDIIQVGARNMQNFDLLKQLGKTNKPILLKRGLSSTIEEWLMSAEYIMAGGNENVILCERGIRTFETYTRNTLDLSAIPMVKKLSHLPVIVDPSHAAGYWYLVEPLAKAAISAGADGLMIEVHNNPQCALSDGQQSIKPESFKTMMDKIKVLATIEGKKI, via the coding sequence ATGATTATTGTAATGAATTCAAAATGTACAGAAGATGAGGTGCAGAGGGTTAAGAGTGAGGTTGAGAGTATTGGATTAGGAACTTACTTATCCCAAGGAGAAACATACTGTATAGTTGGAGTAGTTGGAGAAGCTAGAGATTTAGATTCAGATAAACTTTTAAGATTTCAAGGAGTAGATAAAATTTTAAAAGTTCAAGAACCCTTTAAAAAAGCTAATAGATTATTTAAACCAGAGGATACTATAGTAGATGTTAATGGAAATTTAATAGGTGGAAATAATTTAGCTGTTATGGCGGGACCTTGCTCAGTTGAAAGTGAAGAACAAATTATAGAAATAGCTAAAAGTGTAAAGTCATCAGGAGCAACATTTTTAAGAGGTGGAGCATTTAAGCCAAGAACATCACCTTATAGCTTTCAAGGATTAGAGTTGGAAGGACTTGAATTATTAAAAAAGGCGAGAAAAGCTACAGGGCTTCCAATAGTAACAGAAATAATGTCTACAGATTATATAGATAATTTTGCAGAAGATGTTGATATAATTCAAGTTGGAGCAAGAAATATGCAAAACTTCGATTTGTTAAAGCAATTAGGAAAAACTAATAAACCTATTTTATTAAAAAGAGGATTATCTTCAACTATAGAAGAATGGTTAATGTCTGCTGAGTACATAATGGCTGGTGGAAATGAAAATGTAATTTTATGTGAAAGAGGGATAAGAACTTTTGAAACTTACACAAGAAATACATTAGATTTAAGCGCTATTCCAATGGTTAAAAAGCTTTCACATCTTCCAGTTATAGTTGATCCAAGTCATGCGGCTGGATACTGGTATCTAGTAGAACCATTAGCTAAGGCAGCAATTAGTGCAGGGGCAGATGGTCTTATGATAGAGGTTCATAATAATCCTCAATGTGCATTAAGTGATGGTCAACAGTCTATTAAACCAGAATCATTTAAGACGATGATGGATAAAATAAAAGTTCTAGCAACAATAGAAGGTAAAAAAATATAA
- the aroQ gene encoding type II 3-dehydroquinate dehydratase — MKIMVINGPNLNMVGVREKSIYGVKDFNDICEYIKEEGEKRGVEITLFQSNIEGEIVSAIHKAYYEKYDGIIINPGAYTHYSYAILDAIKAVDIKTIEVHLSNVHAREEFRHKSVTASACIGQICGFKEYGYIMAIDALIN, encoded by the coding sequence ATGAAAATTATGGTTATAAATGGACCTAATTTAAATATGGTTGGGGTTAGAGAAAAGAGTATATATGGGGTTAAAGACTTTAATGATATATGTGAATATATTAAAGAAGAAGGAGAAAAAAGAGGTGTTGAAATAACACTTTTTCAAAGTAATATTGAGGGCGAAATTGTAAGCGCTATTCATAAAGCATATTATGAAAAATATGATGGAATAATAATAAATCCAGGGGCATATACACACTATAGTTATGCTATATTAGATGCCATAAAAGCAGTTGATATAAAAACTATAGAGGTACATTTATCAAATGTTCATGCTAGAGAGGAATTTAGACATAAATCAGTAACAGCTTCAGCATGTATAGGACAAATATGTGGATTTAAAGAGTATGGATATATAATGGCAATAGATGCTTTAATTAATTAA
- a CDS encoding heavy metal translocating P-type ATPase: MEKKLFNIEGMTCSACANRIERVLGKLDGINEANVNFATETLNVSFDENKLTKDKIEEAIVKAGYSIKKNIKTSTFKIEGMTCSACANRVERVTKKLEGVELSAVNFATESLTISYNEDMLGFGDIKAVVDKAGYKLIREEEKLNNEKNKKIDPSKALMIRFIASIIFTIPLLVISMGHMGGMYLPRIIDPMINPLNFALIQVALTLPVMIVGYKFYKVGLKNLFKLSPNMDSLISMGTLAAFIYGIFAIYKIISGDSSYAMHLYFESAAVILTLITLGKYLEAISKGKTSQAIKALMGLAPKNATIIRDDKEIVVPLDEVIVNDIIVVKPGEKLPVDGEVTEGNTSIDESMLTGESIPVEKTIGSTVIGASINKTGFIKYRATKVGKDTALAQIVKLVEEAQGTKAPIAKLADVIASYFVPIVIGLAVLAAVSWLIAGESTVFSLTIFIAVLVIACPCALGLATPTAIMVGTGKGAENGVLIKGGEALETTYKLNTIVFDKTGTITEGKPKVTNIITNNLNEDEILTLAASAEKGSEHPLGEAIVKGAEERGLKLKEIQAFNAIPGQGIEVEINNKNILLGNKKLMIEKKIDIVSMEEKSDRLANEGKTPMYITIDGILAGIIAVADTVKPSSKKAIETLHNMGIKVAMITGDNKKTAKAIAKEVGIDIVLAEVLPEDKANEVKKLQNDGSKVGMVGDGINDAPALVQADIGIAIGSGTDVAIESADIVLMRSDLMDVPTAIKLSKATIKNIKENLGWAFGYNILGIPVAMGVLHIFGGPLLNPMIAAAAMSFSSVSVLLNALRLRRFKA; encoded by the coding sequence ATGGAAAAAAAATTATTTAATATAGAAGGAATGACATGTTCAGCATGTGCAAATAGAATTGAAAGAGTACTAGGTAAACTAGATGGAATTAATGAAGCAAATGTAAATTTTGCAACAGAAACTCTAAATGTATCCTTTGATGAAAATAAATTAACAAAAGATAAAATTGAAGAAGCTATAGTTAAAGCTGGATATTCAATAAAAAAGAATATAAAAACGTCAACTTTTAAAATAGAGGGAATGACATGTTCAGCATGTGCTAATAGAGTAGAAAGAGTTACTAAAAAATTAGAAGGGGTAGAACTTTCGGCTGTGAATTTTGCAACAGAAAGCTTAACTATTTCTTATAATGAAGATATGTTAGGTTTTGGTGATATAAAAGCCGTTGTAGATAAAGCAGGATACAAGCTTATTAGAGAAGAAGAAAAGTTAAATAATGAAAAAAATAAAAAGATAGATCCATCAAAAGCTTTAATGATAAGATTTATAGCATCAATTATATTTACTATACCATTACTAGTAATAAGTATGGGACATATGGGAGGAATGTATCTTCCTAGGATTATTGATCCAATGATAAATCCATTAAATTTTGCATTAATACAAGTTGCATTAACATTGCCAGTTATGATAGTAGGATATAAATTCTACAAAGTAGGTTTGAAAAATTTATTCAAATTAAGTCCTAATATGGATTCTTTGATTTCTATGGGAACATTAGCAGCTTTTATATACGGTATATTCGCAATATATAAAATAATTAGTGGTGATTCTAGTTATGCCATGCACTTATATTTCGAATCAGCAGCAGTAATTTTAACATTAATAACTTTAGGGAAATATTTAGAGGCTATTTCAAAAGGAAAAACTTCTCAAGCTATTAAAGCATTAATGGGATTAGCGCCTAAAAATGCGACTATTATAAGGGATGATAAAGAAATAGTAGTACCTTTAGATGAAGTTATAGTTAATGACATAATTGTAGTTAAACCAGGAGAAAAATTACCAGTTGATGGTGAAGTAACAGAAGGAAATACATCTATTGATGAATCTATGCTTACAGGAGAAAGCATACCAGTAGAAAAAACTATAGGTAGTACCGTAATAGGAGCTAGTATAAATAAGACAGGTTTTATTAAATATAGAGCTACAAAGGTTGGTAAAGATACTGCTTTAGCACAAATAGTTAAATTAGTAGAAGAAGCTCAAGGTACAAAAGCACCAATAGCAAAGCTTGCAGATGTAATAGCATCATATTTTGTTCCGATAGTAATAGGACTTGCGGTGTTAGCAGCAGTATCATGGTTAATAGCTGGTGAAAGTACAGTATTCTCATTAACGATTTTTATAGCAGTTTTAGTAATAGCTTGCCCTTGCGCTTTAGGTTTAGCAACTCCAACAGCAATTATGGTTGGTACAGGTAAAGGGGCTGAAAATGGTGTTTTAATTAAAGGTGGAGAAGCTCTAGAAACTACCTATAAGTTAAACACAATAGTATTTGATAAAACAGGAACAATAACAGAAGGTAAGCCAAAGGTTACTAATATAATAACTAACAATTTAAATGAAGATGAAATTCTAACTTTGGCTGCAAGTGCAGAAAAGGGGTCAGAGCATCCTCTAGGAGAAGCTATAGTTAAAGGAGCAGAAGAAAGAGGATTAAAATTAAAAGAAATTCAAGCTTTTAATGCAATACCAGGACAGGGTATTGAAGTTGAAATTAATAATAAAAATATCCTTTTAGGAAACAAAAAATTAATGATAGAAAAGAAAATAGATATAGTGTCTATGGAAGAAAAATCAGATAGATTAGCTAATGAAGGAAAAACACCTATGTATATAACTATAGATGGTATTTTAGCAGGAATTATAGCTGTTGCAGATACTGTTAAGCCAAGTAGTAAAAAAGCAATAGAAACCCTTCATAATATGGGAATAAAAGTTGCTATGATTACAGGTGATAATAAGAAAACGGCTAAAGCAATAGCAAAAGAGGTTGGGATAGATATAGTTTTAGCGGAAGTTCTTCCAGAAGATAAAGCTAATGAAGTAAAAAAACTTCAAAATGATGGTAGCAAAGTAGGAATGGTTGGTGATGGTATAAATGACGCACCAGCATTAGTTCAAGCTGATATAGGTATAGCAATAGGCTCTGGTACAGATGTAGCCATAGAATCAGCAGATATAGTACTTATGAGAAGTGATTTAATGGATGTTCCTACAGCTATTAAATTAAGTAAGGCTACAATAAAAAATATAAAAGAGAATTTAGGTTGGGCATTTGGATATAATATACTTGGAATACCAGTAGCTATGGGAGTACTTCATATATTTGGAGGGCCACTATTAAATCCAATGATAGCAGCTGCTGCAATGAGTTTTAGTTCGGTTTCAGTACTTTTAAATGCTCTAAGACTTAGAAGATTTAAGGCTTAG
- a CDS encoding oleate hydratase, whose translation MRNKPKNNSKINNKNILLAVGAVASAATIATIATKKIKHKAEIETLPFTYMDHGDKQVYFIGGGLASLAGAAYLIRDCNFKGENIHIIEGMHILGGSNDGSGDAENGFICRGGRMLNEETYENFWELFSSIPSLDYPNKSVTEEILNFDHLHPTHAQARLVDKYGIIQDVTSMGFNNEDRMALGKLIITPEEKLDNMTIEQWFRHTPHFFKTNFWYMWQTTFAFQKWSSLFEFKRYMERMIFEFSRIETLEGVTRTPYNQYESVILPLKAYLDKFNVDFSINATVTDLDFKPSEGITVTAIHLEDSEGEKVIELKEEDVCIMTNGCMTDSTTLGDFNTPPEYRPDNPISSNLWSKIAKKKIGLGNPEPFFRNPEETNWESFTVTCKGNKLLKLIEKFSGNIPGSGALMTFKDSSWLMSIVVAAQPHFKNQPLDTTIFWGYGLYTNNIGDYVKKPMRDCTGEEILIELLHHLHMEDKLDEIKDTIVNVIPCMMPYIDAQFQPRKMSDRPEVIPKGSTNFAMISQFVEIPEDMVFTEEYSVRAARIAIYTLFNVKHKKVIPVTQYKKDPKILKEALKTSYR comes from the coding sequence ATGAGGAATAAACCAAAAAATAATTCAAAAATTAATAATAAGAACATCTTACTTGCTGTAGGAGCAGTAGCAAGTGCAGCTACAATAGCTACAATAGCCACAAAAAAGATAAAACACAAAGCAGAAATAGAGACGTTACCATTTACTTATATGGATCACGGGGACAAGCAAGTTTATTTTATAGGTGGAGGATTAGCATCTTTAGCAGGAGCTGCTTACTTAATAAGAGATTGTAATTTTAAAGGTGAAAATATTCATATTATAGAAGGTATGCATATTTTAGGTGGAAGCAATGATGGTAGTGGTGATGCTGAAAATGGATTTATATGTCGTGGGGGACGAATGTTAAATGAAGAAACCTATGAAAATTTCTGGGAGTTATTTTCAAGTATCCCATCTTTAGATTATCCTAATAAAAGTGTTACAGAAGAAATATTAAACTTTGATCATTTACACCCAACTCATGCACAAGCACGTTTAGTTGATAAATATGGAATAATTCAAGATGTAACTAGTATGGGATTTAATAATGAAGATCGTATGGCACTTGGTAAATTAATTATTACTCCAGAAGAAAAATTAGATAATATGACTATAGAACAATGGTTTAGGCATACTCCACATTTCTTTAAAACTAATTTTTGGTATATGTGGCAAACTACTTTTGCTTTTCAAAAATGGTCTAGTTTATTTGAATTCAAGCGTTATATGGAACGTATGATTTTTGAGTTTTCTCGTATTGAAACTTTAGAAGGAGTTACTAGAACTCCATACAATCAATATGAATCTGTTATACTTCCATTAAAAGCATATTTAGATAAATTTAATGTTGACTTTAGTATTAATGCAACTGTAACAGATTTAGATTTTAAACCATCAGAAGGAATAACAGTAACAGCAATACATTTAGAAGATAGCGAAGGCGAAAAAGTTATAGAATTAAAAGAAGAAGATGTTTGTATAATGACTAATGGATGTATGACTGACAGTACAACATTAGGAGACTTTAATACTCCTCCAGAATATAGACCTGATAATCCAATATCAAGTAATCTTTGGAGTAAGATAGCTAAAAAGAAAATAGGTCTTGGTAATCCAGAACCTTTCTTTAGAAATCCAGAAGAAACAAATTGGGAAAGCTTTACTGTAACTTGCAAAGGAAATAAATTATTAAAGTTAATAGAGAAATTTTCAGGGAATATTCCAGGAAGTGGAGCATTAATGACCTTTAAAGATTCAAGTTGGTTGATGAGTATAGTTGTGGCAGCTCAACCACACTTTAAAAATCAGCCTTTAGATACAACAATTTTTTGGGGATATGGATTATACACAAATAATATTGGAGATTACGTAAAAAAACCTATGCGTGATTGTACTGGTGAAGAAATCTTAATAGAACTTTTACATCATTTACATATGGAAGATAAGTTAGATGAAATAAAAGATACTATAGTAAATGTTATTCCATGTATGATGCCTTATATAGATGCTCAATTCCAACCTCGTAAAATGAGTGATAGACCAGAGGTAATACCAAAAGGGTCAACAAACTTTGCGATGATTAGTCAATTTGTTGAAATTCCAGAAGATATGGTGTTTACAGAAGAATATTCTGTACGTGCAGCAAGAATTGCTATTTATACTCTTTTCAATGTTAAACATAAAAAAGTGATTCCTGTAACTCAATATAAAAAAGATCCTAAGATTTTAAAGGAAGCATTAAAGACTTCTTATAGATAA
- a CDS encoding sodium-dependent transporter, with product MAKRESFSSKLGFVLSCVGAAIGLGNIWMFPYKLGENGGAAFLIPYFLFVLILGTVGLITEFSFGRQYKKGSLGAIRKVFKEKNLKGGRIISVIPTLGLTGIFMFYTVVIGWVLKYFFISLTGEISNINTEAYFTAFTNSNSTVFWHALAVIITLIIVSFGVSKGIEKINKIIIPLLFVIFIVLIFKSLSLPGSSEGIKYLLKPDWTYLLKAKTWVMAMGQAFFTVSLTGCCMVVCGSYANDKFDIPSCAISTALFDTLSALLAAFMIMPAVFALGLSPTAGPALLFVTVPSIFQTMHLGNLISTLFFLSIIFASISSSIAMLEGPVEAVMSLKKWNRKKTTIIIATVAFILAIPLSLSGDIFDKFTNFITIIFSPIGAVITAFVFYYMIDADKALEGLNKGAYKKLGMYFMKFGKYVFVPATIIIIILGVIYGGIG from the coding sequence ATGGCAAAAAGAGAGAGTTTTTCTAGTAAATTAGGATTTGTATTATCATGTGTTGGAGCAGCAATAGGGCTAGGGAATATATGGATGTTTCCGTATAAACTTGGGGAAAATGGAGGAGCAGCATTTTTAATTCCGTATTTTCTATTTGTACTTATTCTTGGGACTGTTGGACTAATTACTGAATTTTCTTTTGGAAGACAATATAAAAAAGGGTCATTAGGAGCTATAAGAAAAGTATTTAAAGAAAAAAATCTAAAAGGGGGAAGGATAATATCAGTAATACCAACCTTGGGGTTAACAGGTATATTTATGTTTTATACAGTTGTTATTGGCTGGGTATTAAAATATTTTTTTATAAGTTTAACAGGTGAAATAAGCAATATAAATACAGAAGCTTATTTTACAGCTTTCACAAATAGCAATAGTACTGTATTTTGGCATGCATTAGCAGTAATAATAACATTAATAATAGTTAGCTTTGGAGTATCTAAAGGAATAGAGAAAATTAATAAAATAATTATTCCATTATTATTTGTAATATTTATAGTTTTAATTTTTAAATCTCTTAGTTTACCAGGATCTTCAGAGGGAATAAAATATCTTTTAAAACCAGATTGGACATATTTATTAAAAGCAAAAACTTGGGTAATGGCCATGGGACAAGCATTTTTTACTGTATCACTTACAGGATGTTGTATGGTTGTTTGTGGTAGTTACGCAAATGATAAATTTGATATACCTAGTTGTGCTATAAGTACAGCTCTTTTTGATACATTATCAGCATTACTAGCAGCATTTATGATTATGCCAGCAGTATTTGCTTTAGGATTAAGTCCTACAGCAGGACCTGCATTATTATTTGTTACAGTACCAAGTATATTTCAAACTATGCATTTAGGGAATTTAATAAGTACTTTATTTTTCTTAAGTATTATTTTTGCATCAATTTCATCATCAATAGCAATGCTAGAAGGACCTGTAGAAGCGGTAATGTCATTAAAGAAATGGAATAGGAAAAAAACTACTATAATTATAGCTACTGTAGCATTTATTTTAGCAATTCCTTTAAGCTTAAGTGGAGATATATTTGATAAGTTTACAAATTTTATAACAATAATATTCTCGCCAATAGGTGCTGTAATAACAGCCTTTGTTTTTTATTATATGATAGATGCAGATAAAGCATTAGAAGGATTAAACAAAGGTGCATATAAAAAGTTAGGTATGTATTTTATGAAATTTGGTAAATATGTATTTGTTCCAGCTACTATAATTATAATAATTTTAGGAGTAATTTATGGTGGTATTGGCTAA
- a CDS encoding heavy-metal-associated domain-containing protein: MKKKILIEGMSCNHCVAHVKEALEALEGVSQVDVNLEGKYATIETEVVDNIVLKEAIEEEGYDVISVE, from the coding sequence ATGAAAAAGAAAATTTTAATTGAAGGAATGAGTTGTAACCATTGTGTAGCTCATGTTAAAGAAGCGTTGGAAGCTTTAGAGGGAGTATCACAAGTAGATGTTAACTTGGAAGGAAAGTATGCAACTATTGAAACAGAAGTAGTTGATAATATAGTTTTAAAAGAAGCTATAGAAGAAGAAGGATATGATGTAATAAGTGTAGAATAA
- a CDS encoding metal-sensing transcriptional repressor, translating into MNKDKKEALQPLKIAKGQLEGIIKMIEDDRYCIDVSNQVLAVQSLLRKANLMILKSHLNHCVKEACDNNDRDEKIDEINKILEKILSK; encoded by the coding sequence GTGAATAAGGATAAAAAAGAAGCATTACAACCATTAAAAATAGCTAAAGGTCAACTAGAAGGAATCATAAAAATGATTGAGGATGATAGATATTGTATTGATGTTTCAAATCAAGTATTAGCAGTACAATCATTATTAAGAAAAGCTAATTTAATGATATTAAAAAGTCATTTAAATCACTGTGTTAAAGAAGCTTGTGATAACAATGATAGAGATGAAAAAATAGATGAGATAAACAAAATATTAGAAAAAATACTTTCTAAATAA